One genomic region from Bufo bufo chromosome 3, aBufBuf1.1, whole genome shotgun sequence encodes:
- the LOC120996668 gene encoding histone H2B type 2-F — protein sequence MPDPAKSAPAPKKGSKKAVTKVQKKDGKKRRKSRKESYAIYVYKVLKQVHPDTGISSKAMGIMNSFVNDIFERIAGEASRLAHYNKRSTITSREIQTAVRLLLPGELAKHAVSEGTKAVTKYTSAK from the coding sequence ATGCCCGATCCCGCCAAGTCCGCCCCAGCGCCCAAGAAGGGCTCCAAGAAAGCCGTCACCAAGGTTCAGAAGAAGGACGGCAAGAAGCGGAGGAAGAGCAGGAAGGAGAGCTATGCCATCTACGTCTACAAGGTGCTGAAGCAGGTCCACCCCGACACCGGCATCTCCTCCAAGGCCATGGGCATCATGAACTCCTTCGTCAACGACATCTTCGAGCGCATCGCAGGGGAAGCCTCCCGCCTGGCTCACTACAACAAGCGCTCCACCATCACCTCCCGGGAGATCCAGACCGCCGTGCGCCTGCTGCTGCCCGGAGAGCTGGCCAAGCACGCCGTCTCCGAGGGCACCAAGGCCGTCACCAAGTACACCAGCGccaagtga